From Clostridium sp. SY8519:
ATATGAAGGTGATCGATATCATCGATCTGGTTCTGGAATATATGAATTAAGGAGGATTTGTCATGTTAATGAATGAACAGGCTTATAAAGAAATCGAAGCGATCGTAGGCCCTGAGAATATCACGGCAGATCCGCAGATCTGTGATACCTATTCACAGTTTAATTTCCATCGTCCGGATCCGGAGATCTGGTGGTGCAGACCGGATGCGATCGTTTTGCCGGGAAGTACAGAGGAAGTATCCGCATTTGTAAAGGTCTGCAACAAATATAAGATCAAATACAAAGCACATTCCACCGGTTACGGCGCACACAACGGCGCAACATCACCGGATATGGTTCTCGTGGATCTTCGCCGGATGAATAAGATCGTTGAGATCGATGAGAAAAACATGGTCGCTGTCATTGAACCATATGCAGTCGGCGGCGCGATTCAGGCAGAAGCATGGAAAAGAGGGATGAATGTTTGCATTACCACAGCCGGACCGCAGTCATCTGTCCTGGCAAGTATCGCAGCGCATCTTGGCGGCTCCTGTGCATCTGTTTCCATGGGATATAACGGAAGAAATATGCTGGCATGTGAGTGGGTTGCACCGAATGGTGACATCATCACCATCGGATCGGCGGACAGTGATGCAGGATGGTTTTCCGCAGATGGTCCGGGACCTTCCGCAAAAGCATTCATCCGTGGATTTAACGGATATGACGGAGCGCTTGGTATCTTCACGAAAGCAGCAGTTAAGCTGTATCACTGGGCAGGACCGGATGACTACACGATCGCGAACGATGGAAATCTGTATGAAGCAGATGTTCAGGTGCCGGAAAACATGCATTTCTACACCCTGATCACCAAAGATTGGGAGACCACGACGAACGCATTCTACAAGATCGCGGAATGCGAGATCTGCTACTACATGAACAAGTTCTCCATTGGTATCACAGGCCGTGGATATATGCCGGAGTTCTTTGAAGAAGCAGTCAAATACCCGCATTTAAGAGAAGCGTTAAAGATGGGGCGTCACCGTACCGTTATGGTTGTGATAGGTAACAGCGAACGTGATTTGCAGTATAAAGTGGATTGCTTAAAGAAAATCGCGGAAGAAGAGAACGGTATCCTGATCGGCGGACATGCTGAGACACCATATGCAAAAGTACACCTTTGTTCCCTCTGTCGTGCAGACGGATATGCATCCCTTTTCAACGGTCCGGGATCCTTCCATGTGGCAATGGGCGCGGACGAGGCACTCGATGTTGTCTTCAAACAGGCGCAGTACGCACAGGAGATCAAAGAGCGGATGATCGCAAATGAAGAAACCATTGATGACCTTGGCGACGGTGCTTATGTCGCAATCTGCGGTCAGCAGCCGATCGGACATAACGAAGCGGTTATGATGATCGATATGGATGATGAGAAATCAGCCAGTGCGATGATGAACTTCTCGATCGAGACCGGAAAGGTCCTTTATGAGAAGGCACTTGGTGGAATCGGCTTTGCCGCATTCGGCGGACCGGAACAGATCATGATGTTCAACGATAAGGTTTATAAATACTACAGCCACATTCAGAGAATCAAGGGTGCAGTTGACCCGGATAACCTGGGTGCCATGACATTTGTATAAAAAGGAAGGAGAGATAAAATGGCAGAAAAGAAAAACGTGATCATCGTAGGCGGCGGCTGTGCGGGACTGAGTGCAGCGTATCATCTGCATAAAAAAGGCTATGGTGTGGAAGTATATGAAGCACAGGATCGCTTCGGTGGACGTATGGGTATCTACGAAGAGAATGGGTATCTGATCGATGAGTATGCGCAGTTTGTGCATCCGAGCTACAAAAAAGCAAAAGAGATGCTGACAGAAATGGGGATCATCGATGATCTTCAGCCGTTCGATCTAGGTGGCGGTATGAACGTCTGGTTTAACAATCACTGGGTTTCCGCTTTCCCGAATCCGGAGGATCCGGAAGCAGTGGCTGCAAACAAAGAGTGGATCGACTACATGGGTGAGGATAACTTCAATGCGTTTGTCGGTTACTGTGCAAAATACTGTGACGGCAAGTTTTATGAAGGCTCTACCGATTGGATGATGGACTGTGACAAAGATGATGGCGGCAACTTTGGTGATTTCGTCAAAGAGAATTTCGGTGAACGCGTTCTGGAAAACTTTGTACAGCCGGTCGTAGCATCTTTGGGGCTGGAGTACCCGGAAAAATGTGGTGTGGCATTTGGTCTTCAGATCGTATGGACGGTTCTGGTCGGTGGCGCAGCAGTCTTAAAAGGCGGCCTCGGAAGACTGGCAAACGAGATCGTTAACATTATCGGAGAAGAGCATGTTCATCTGGGCGCACCGGTTGCGGAGATCGTGATCGAAGACAATAAAACAAAAGGTATCAGGCTCGAATCCGGTGAATTCATCGAGTGCAATACTGTTGTCTGTGCAACAACCGCTCCGGCTGCATTAAAGATCACACCGGGACTGCCTGAATATATGAGAAAGCCGGTTGAGCGTGTAACACTTTGCAGAACCATTCATTCCACGCTGTTCTTTGATAAGAAGCTGACAGATGGTAAGAAACCGGTTGGCGGTCTGCTTCCGAGAGCGCTTGGCGAACCGTTCTGCACCTGTATGTTCCAGTCATCCAGAAACCCGGTTGCACTTCCGGATGATCATTCAGATGCAATGAGTGTATTTTACTTTGGAGAAGATCAGTTGCCGAAGTACTGGGATCTTTCAGAAGAGGAGATCCTTGAGCACACATTCAGTGTTGTAAAGAAATATTTCTCAGAACTGCCGGATCACTATATCGGCGGTCATGTTGTAAAAGCGCCGCAGGCAAACTTTACGATGCAGAACGGCTGTCCGTCCGCGATCAAAGAGATGCGCGATAACCACTACAGGGATGTAGAAGGCTTCTTCTTCTCTGGTGATTATATGTACACAGGTTCTTATGAATCTGCATTAAACTGTGGCTGCAATGTGGCACGCTGCATCGATGGTGAGATTGAAAGTATTTAATCTGTATCTTGTATATTGACACCTTGGGTGGGACATAAAAATTGTTTTAATGGTTTAGTGGGAGGTGCGTTATGGCACAGAGTAAACAAAAAGTAAGTAACAATTTTGGAGTCAGAGGATGGCTGATCATCATCTTCTTCGGTGTAATGCTGTTCTTAAATTCTTCATTGACGGCAGACGGTATGAATATCATCCTTCCGACGTTGGCCGGAAAGATCGGTACAGATCCGAATGCCATGCTCAGTCTGAATGGAGTTGGCGGTTGGATCGCAGTAGTTGGGGCATTTGTTCTGTCCGGACTTGTTCAGAAGGTCGGCGCAAAAAAAGTAATCCTGGTTTCTTTGGCAATTGTTGCAATCTCTTTCCTTTCTTTGACATTTATCAAAGGAATGGCAGGATGGGCAGTATGTATTATCTTAATTAATGTATTTGCAAATGGTATGAGCTTCTGCGGTGGTTCCGCACTGATCGCAAGCTGGTTCCCGACCAAAAAGGGAATGGCAATGGGATGGTCTACCATGGGTAACAACATGGCATCAGCAGTATTTATTCCAATCTTCTCGATCATGCTTGGTGCAAATGTAAATATGCCATTCTATGGTTACTTTATCTTTATGGTGATCATGTTCATTCTGGGTGTTATCATCATTAAGAATAAACCGGAAGAATGTGGCCTGCTTCCGGATAATGATCCGGCATCTGTAGAAAAAGTAAAAGCACTCGAAGAAGAAATGGCAAACTACAAGAGCCCGTGGACTGTAGGAAGAATCTTAAAAGACAAAGACATCTGGTGCGCAGGTCTTGGCTATGGTCTGTTATTCATGTGTACGGTTGGTCTGGTTTCACAGTTTGTGGCACGCGCAATGGGTGTTGGCTTTGAGCAGAATATGGCAGTTGGAATGCTTTCCATTGCAGCTGTAATTGGTATCGTAGCCAGCTATTTATGGGGTGTATTAGACACAAAGATGGGCACAAAGCTGGCATCTGTTGTCCTGGCGATCTTCTTTGCGATCGCGATCCTTCTTAACATTCTGCCGGGGCATGTAACGTTTATCATTTATACAGTAATGCTTGGCTGTGCACTTGGTGGAAACACAAACTTCTCGACATCGATGTGTGCATCTCTGTTCGGACGGAAAAACTTCCAGAGAGCATTCAACTTTGTATTCCCGGTAAGCTGTATATTCCGTGCAGCAGCAGCGGTCATCCTGGGTGCGATCCTTGGCGCAACAGGCGGGAACTTTACGATTGCTTATCTGGTATTCATGGTAGGTGCGATCGTTGCAGCGGTGCTGTTTGGATGCATCAACATGACGCCGAAGGCGGAGTAAGTATTTCCCAAACTTTATCAGGAATATCATGAAAGAGTGGCGACTTACAAAATGTGTGGTCGCCACTTTGAGTCTCTTAAATTAGACTAATATATTATCCAATACTTGAATATTCCGAACTAATGGGCTAATATATTAGCATGATTGATTTGACAGTAAAAACAGCAAATGAAATTAATACTGATATAGCAAAGCGGTTGGCGAAGATAAGACGCCGGAAAGGGTTTTCTCAAAAAAAGCTGGCCGCCCGGTCAGGAGTCAGTTTGGGTTCTTTGAAGCGGTTTGAACAGACGGGAGAAGTGTCCTTACATTCCCTGACGAAAATGGCGATCGCATTAGGGCTGGAAGAACAGCTGCTGGAACTATTTGCAGACATCCCGCCGGCAACCATTGAGGAGGTTATTCGTGAGCAGGGTTAACCAACTTTCCGTATTGTACCATGGCAGGCTGGTTGGAACGCTCGCGTTGTATCAGAACCGGTTTGCTGCATTCGAGTATCACAAAGACTGGCTGGCTGATGGATTTTCCATCAGCCCGTTTTCGCTACCGTTAGAGCAGAAGCTGTATCTTCCGAAAATCGATCCGCTGGACGGTTTACACGGTGTATTTGCGGACAGTCTGCCGGATGGATGGGGAAGGCTTTTGGTGGACCGCCTGATGCGTAAAAAAGGGTATAACCCTGCGGCGCTTGGCAATCTGGATCGCCTGGCAATCGTTGGAGATTCCGGCATGGGGGCGTTGACTTACAGGCCGGAATGGAGTTTAGAAGAAAAGCCGCAGGAACGGGATCTGGATGAGACAGCCCTTGCATGTCAGAAAATCCTGAAGGCTGAATATACAGATGATCTGGATCATTTATTTGCGCTTGGCGGATCATCCGGCGGTGCCAGACCAAAAATCCTGACAAACATCGATGGTGAGGAATGGCTGATCAAATTCCCTTCTTCAAATGATGAGCAGGAGGTCGGCTTGCAGGAATATGAATATGCACTTTGTGCGAAAGCGTGTGGCATTGACATGGAAAAGGTGCGGTTATTTCCATCCGAAAAATGTTCCGGTTATTTTGGTACCAGACGATTTGACAGGAAAAGTGAAGGAGACGGCAAAAAAAGGATTCACATGATTTCTGCTGCAGGGCTCTTAGAGACATCTCATCGTATTCCAAATCTGGACTATGACTTGCTGATGCGCTTGACATTGCAACTCACAAATGATATGGCAGAGTGTGAAAAGCTGTATCGCAGAATGTGCTTTAATGTATTTGCACACAATCGGGATGACCATTCCAGAAATTTCTCATGGCTATATCTGGAAAAGGAAAACAGGTGGGTTCTGTCACCGGCATATGATCTGACATACAGTAACTCTATCGGAGGAGAGCATGCAACAACAGTGCACGGCAATGGAGCTGATCCGGGCATGGCGGATATTCTGGAAGTAGCAAAGGAGATCGGGATAGACAAAAGAAAAGCCAACAGCATAGCAAAGCAGGTGCAAGATTGTGTACAGGAGCAGTTGGAGGAGTATTTATTCTGTCATTGATATTATTCAATTATGTCAGACATCAGTATGCCGTGAGCCTGGACTTTTGACAGAGATTTGAAAGAATTTAGGAAGGACAATATGACACTAAAACAGATCGAAGGTTTTTGTTACCTTGCGCAAACATTGAATTTTTCCAAGGCTGCTGAGCTGTTATTTTTATCACAGCCTGCTTTTAGCCGCATGATCGTATCGATGGAAAAGGAACTGGGGTGTCAGCTGTTTATTCGGAGTAAAACGGAGCCAAAACTGACCCTGGCGGGAGAACAGATCTATCAGCACATGAAGGTGATGTTGAGAGAGTACGAAGACATTAACGGCATCGCGAAGCTGGCCAGTCAGGACAAACTCGGAAGCCTTCGAATCGGGATGCTGGACAATGGACTGACGGAAAAGAGCAGAAATCTGATTCTGGGATTTCAGGACGCCAATCCGGATGTGGAGCTGATCCTGAGGGAATATTCAGAAGTGGAAATATTCAGAGCGCTGGAGATGGGCTGGATTGATGTGGCATTAGTGATTCATTTTCCGGAAATATTCCGGCAGACGATGACAGGAATCGTGACGGAGACCAGCCGGGAATGCGTGATATTACACAGAAGCAATCCGCTGTCGCAGAAAGAAGAAGTTGAAATCGCGGAATTGAAAAATGAAAAGTTCATCATGCTGCGGGAGAGCAAATCCCAAATGGGTTACAATATGGTGATGAGTGAATGCCTGCGGAATGGATTCACGCCGGATATCGTTATGAAAGCAGATTCTGTTTCCAGTGCGCTATCTGCAGTTGCCTGCAATATCGGCTGCACGATCCTGACAGACGCGCTGCAGCATCTGCCAGGAGAGGATGTTTTGTTTATACCGATTGCCGGAAGTACTTTGTGTGACCATTGGCTAGTCTGGAATAAAGAGATTGCAAACGAAAAGATTCCGGAACTCAAGGCTTTTATCGAAGCGCGTATTTGACAACAAAATAGATTTTTCGCGATGGAGAATATACCAATAGGTATGTTCTCTTTTTTGCACGATGAAGTATGCAATTTATGCATACAAACGCCAATAGAAAAGCATTTCCTATGCATACAAATAGCCATTACAATAAAGAAAACAAAAGAAATAAGGAGGCGGCATATGGAGCATGGATCAAAGTTTTCTTTAAAACCCTGTTCACCAATAAATATGCTTTATTGCTGTTGATCTATATCCTGTTACAGCAGATTGCAGGTGGTACGATCACGGCAGGCGGAACCTATTATTTCCAGCATGTATACGGCGACATCAACGGATTTTCCCAGATGATGGCTGTGACAGTAGTGGCAGCGGTCATTGCGCTTCTGGTTTGTCCGTTCCTGGTAAAGAAAATCGGGTCAAAGAAAATGTTCTCACTGGGGTGTATCCTGACGGTCATCTGCTATATCATCATGATCATTTCAGGAAGACATACGCTGATCACGCTTTTGATCTGCCTGCCGCTTTCGCAGGTGTTTGGCCAGATGTTTTTGATGACACAGGCAGGACCGATCGCAGCTGCTGTATCTGATTACAGTTTTAAGAATACAGGCGTTCATGTAGAAGGTATTACGTCATCTGTGGTTAATATCGATATTAAGGTTGGTACCGCGATCGCAACCGGTGTATTAGGCCTGATCATGAGCATCGGCGGTTATGCGGAAGGCGCTGCAGAACAGTCCGTAAGAGCGGTTAATTCCATCTATTTCGCATACATGATCGTTCCGTTGATTATATTCGCGGTACTGGGTATTCTGTTTATGACGACATATAAACTGGAAACACCGACAGAGATAGCATGATTAACAGATTTAAAAGGAGCATAATGATGAGTCAGAGAAAAGAAATGTTACTCAACAACACTGAATACATCGGCTATACCGATTTAAACAAAAAACCGGGGTTCCAGATGGCGATGTATAAAAGCCCGGAGGGCAGATACTATATCTATACGGCATGTTTCCGTGACAATGGTTTCAACATCGTAGACGTAACGGATCCGGCTAACCCCACTTCCAAATGGGTCGAGGGTGACTGGCTAACGGATGTCCATGACGGACAGGGTCTGGCCAAGATCCAGACCGGTGACGGCAAGCTGATCTGCATGTACGGCGGCACGATGCGTGTACTGCACGGGACACATGAGATGCCGTTCTGGGGCGGAATCAAAATCTATGACATTGCAACGGATCCGATGAATCCGAAATTTCTGGGCCAATTTGAATGTGAAGAGGGCCCGGGCGCACACAGAAGCTTCTACAATGGCGGCGACTATGTGTATGTGGTCGGCAGCAAGAAAAACTATATGGGATACATCATCCGGATCGTGGACATTTCCGATCCGACAAATCCTGTTGAGGTTGGCAGCTACTGGGATGATAAGCAGTATCTGTCCAACAAAAAGGCGGAGGAGATTCCGGAGATCGGTACGGAGGAGTTTATGAAGCTTCCGTGCATGCATGCGATCACGGTAAAGGATGACATCCTCTATGCGGCATATCCGAATGTTGGCTTCTGTCTGATCGATGTGCATGATAAGGCGCATCCGCATCTGATCTCCAAGCTGCCCTTAAACCCGCCGTTTGGCAGAGGACAGGGTGGCGCGGCAGTGCATTCCGCGATGCCGCTTGGCGACAGACCGTACGCGATCGTTACGACCGAAGGCGAGCGGGTTCGCTACTTTGATGAGAATCGCACGGAGGGCATGTTCCACAAGATCACGACACAGCCGATGAACTTTATCGGCATGGTGGAGCTGACAGATCCTGCCAATCCGAGTCTGATCGCAGTCTTCCCGTATCCGGAAATGCCGGAAGGATATACACATGGTGAAAACTTTAATATCGTAGACGGCACACGCGCGGTCTTCGGTCCGCACAACATGTTTGATGCGTTCGGTCAGGACTGCTATGAGAAACGTGATGATCGCGTCTATAATTGCTATTTCCATGCAGGCTTGAGGATCTATGACGTATCCGATCCGTTTGTGCCGAAGGAGATCGCATACTTCCTGCCGCCGGATCCCGAAGGTCCGAACTGGTTTGATACCGAAGATGGTTCCCTGCTGCCGGGACCGCAGGTGGCCATTACAGAAGATATTCTGGTCGATGACAGAGGTTATATCTATCTGACGACCTATCAGGATGGCATGTATATTGTGAGATGTACAGTATAAGATATCCATTATCCCCTTCGTTGAAAAAACAGCCCAGTGCTGTTTTTTCAATTTAATAGAAATAGTGGATTTTTTGAGAAACTGAAATACTGAAAAAACGGACCGAAATTGATAATATAATACTGAAAAAAAACCGAATGATTATGAGGAGCGTTATTCTGTCTTTGGTTTTGTATTATTTCAGGAGTTTTTATCTATGTTCAGAAGAAAAGTATACGATCAGTTATTGCAATGGAAGAAAGAATTCAATGGGTCATATTCTGCCCTGATACAAGGAGCAAGACGTGTTGGTAAAAGCACCGTGGCTGAGGAGTTTGCAAAAAATGAGTATAAAACATATATAAAAATAGATTTTGCAAATATATCCGGTTCTATGCAGGATGTATTCAAGGATGTATCGGATTTGGATCTGTTCTTTTTAAGATTGCAGGCGGAAACAAATATCACGCTATACGACCGGGAGTCCGTTATTATATTTGATGAGATACAATTGAGCCCGAAAACCCGGCAGGCGATCAAGTACTTTGTTGCTGATGGAAGGTATGATTATATAGAGACGGGGTCTTTGATTTCTATAAAAAAGAATGTGAAAGGAATCGTGATTCCATCGGAGGAACATAAGATAGATATGTATCCGATGGATTACGAAGAATTCCTTTGGGCAGTTGGGAGTCAAAATTATGATTTGACGAAAAAGCTTACGGAGCATCAAAAACCCATAGGCGATGCAACCAATCGAAAGCTTATGCGGGACTTCAGGATATATATGGCGGTAGGCGGTATGCCTCAGGCAGTAGAAGCGTACCTTCAGAAAAAAGACTTTGCCACGATTGATGCTATTAAAAGAGAGATTATCAATCTTTATAAGGACGATATGAAGAAAATCGACTCATCCGGACTACTTTCAAGAATCTTTGAATCCATCCCTTCCCAGTTGGCGCTAAAGAAGAAACGTTTTGTCATTAGCAGAGCCACTGGGAAGAAAAAAAACAGCAAGGATCTGGAGCGATTATCTGATCTGCTTGATTCAAGAACCGTTTATATTTGTAATAATGTAAAAAATCCGGGCATCAGTCTTTCTCAAACAAAATCAGAGGATGAGTTCAAACTTTATCTGGCAGATACCGGACTTTTTACAACACTATTATTTAACGATGAAAGCAGAGCAAATGAAGATATTTATCGAAAGCTGCTAAGTG
This genomic window contains:
- a CDS encoding FAD-binding oxidoreductase, with protein sequence MLMNEQAYKEIEAIVGPENITADPQICDTYSQFNFHRPDPEIWWCRPDAIVLPGSTEEVSAFVKVCNKYKIKYKAHSTGYGAHNGATSPDMVLVDLRRMNKIVEIDEKNMVAVIEPYAVGGAIQAEAWKRGMNVCITTAGPQSSVLASIAAHLGGSCASVSMGYNGRNMLACEWVAPNGDIITIGSADSDAGWFSADGPGPSAKAFIRGFNGYDGALGIFTKAAVKLYHWAGPDDYTIANDGNLYEADVQVPENMHFYTLITKDWETTTNAFYKIAECEICYYMNKFSIGITGRGYMPEFFEEAVKYPHLREALKMGRHRTVMVVIGNSERDLQYKVDCLKKIAEEENGILIGGHAETPYAKVHLCSLCRADGYASLFNGPGSFHVAMGADEALDVVFKQAQYAQEIKERMIANEETIDDLGDGAYVAICGQQPIGHNEAVMMIDMDDEKSASAMMNFSIETGKVLYEKALGGIGFAAFGGPEQIMMFNDKVYKYYSHIQRIKGAVDPDNLGAMTFV
- a CDS encoding NAD(P)/FAD-dependent oxidoreductase, with the translated sequence MAEKKNVIIVGGGCAGLSAAYHLHKKGYGVEVYEAQDRFGGRMGIYEENGYLIDEYAQFVHPSYKKAKEMLTEMGIIDDLQPFDLGGGMNVWFNNHWVSAFPNPEDPEAVAANKEWIDYMGEDNFNAFVGYCAKYCDGKFYEGSTDWMMDCDKDDGGNFGDFVKENFGERVLENFVQPVVASLGLEYPEKCGVAFGLQIVWTVLVGGAAVLKGGLGRLANEIVNIIGEEHVHLGAPVAEIVIEDNKTKGIRLESGEFIECNTVVCATTAPAALKITPGLPEYMRKPVERVTLCRTIHSTLFFDKKLTDGKKPVGGLLPRALGEPFCTCMFQSSRNPVALPDDHSDAMSVFYFGEDQLPKYWDLSEEEILEHTFSVVKKYFSELPDHYIGGHVVKAPQANFTMQNGCPSAIKEMRDNHYRDVEGFFFSGDYMYTGSYESALNCGCNVARCIDGEIESI
- a CDS encoding MFS transporter, yielding MAQSKQKVSNNFGVRGWLIIIFFGVMLFLNSSLTADGMNIILPTLAGKIGTDPNAMLSLNGVGGWIAVVGAFVLSGLVQKVGAKKVILVSLAIVAISFLSLTFIKGMAGWAVCIILINVFANGMSFCGGSALIASWFPTKKGMAMGWSTMGNNMASAVFIPIFSIMLGANVNMPFYGYFIFMVIMFILGVIIIKNKPEECGLLPDNDPASVEKVKALEEEMANYKSPWTVGRILKDKDIWCAGLGYGLLFMCTVGLVSQFVARAMGVGFEQNMAVGMLSIAAVIGIVASYLWGVLDTKMGTKLASVVLAIFFAIAILLNILPGHVTFIIYTVMLGCALGGNTNFSTSMCASLFGRKNFQRAFNFVFPVSCIFRAAAAVILGAILGATGGNFTIAYLVFMVGAIVAAVLFGCINMTPKAE
- a CDS encoding helix-turn-helix transcriptional regulator translates to MTVKTANEINTDIAKRLAKIRRRKGFSQKKLAARSGVSLGSLKRFEQTGEVSLHSLTKMAIALGLEEQLLELFADIPPATIEEVIREQG
- a CDS encoding type II toxin-antitoxin system HipA family toxin, which codes for MQTSRRQPLRRLFVSRVNQLSVLYHGRLVGTLALYQNRFAAFEYHKDWLADGFSISPFSLPLEQKLYLPKIDPLDGLHGVFADSLPDGWGRLLVDRLMRKKGYNPAALGNLDRLAIVGDSGMGALTYRPEWSLEEKPQERDLDETALACQKILKAEYTDDLDHLFALGGSSGGARPKILTNIDGEEWLIKFPSSNDEQEVGLQEYEYALCAKACGIDMEKVRLFPSEKCSGYFGTRRFDRKSEGDGKKRIHMISAAGLLETSHRIPNLDYDLLMRLTLQLTNDMAECEKLYRRMCFNVFAHNRDDHSRNFSWLYLEKENRWVLSPAYDLTYSNSIGGEHATTVHGNGADPGMADILEVAKEIGIDKRKANSIAKQVQDCVQEQLEEYLFCH
- a CDS encoding LysR family transcriptional regulator, which gives rise to MTLKQIEGFCYLAQTLNFSKAAELLFLSQPAFSRMIVSMEKELGCQLFIRSKTEPKLTLAGEQIYQHMKVMLREYEDINGIAKLASQDKLGSLRIGMLDNGLTEKSRNLILGFQDANPDVELILREYSEVEIFRALEMGWIDVALVIHFPEIFRQTMTGIVTETSRECVILHRSNPLSQKEEVEIAELKNEKFIMLRESKSQMGYNMVMSECLRNGFTPDIVMKADSVSSALSAVACNIGCTILTDALQHLPGEDVLFIPIAGSTLCDHWLVWNKEIANEKIPELKAFIEARI
- a CDS encoding MFS transporter, with the translated sequence MHTNSHYNKENKRNKEAAYGAWIKVFFKTLFTNKYALLLLIYILLQQIAGGTITAGGTYYFQHVYGDINGFSQMMAVTVVAAVIALLVCPFLVKKIGSKKMFSLGCILTVICYIIMIISGRHTLITLLICLPLSQVFGQMFLMTQAGPIAAAVSDYSFKNTGVHVEGITSSVVNIDIKVGTAIATGVLGLIMSIGGYAEGAAEQSVRAVNSIYFAYMIVPLIIFAVLGILFMTTYKLETPTEIA
- a CDS encoding AAA family ATPase; translated protein: MFRRKVYDQLLQWKKEFNGSYSALIQGARRVGKSTVAEEFAKNEYKTYIKIDFANISGSMQDVFKDVSDLDLFFLRLQAETNITLYDRESVIIFDEIQLSPKTRQAIKYFVADGRYDYIETGSLISIKKNVKGIVIPSEEHKIDMYPMDYEEFLWAVGSQNYDLTKKLTEHQKPIGDATNRKLMRDFRIYMAVGGMPQAVEAYLQKKDFATIDAIKREIINLYKDDMKKIDSSGLLSRIFESIPSQLALKKKRFVISRATGKKKNSKDLERLSDLLDSRTVYICNNVKNPGISLSQTKSEDEFKLYLADTGLFTTLLFNDESRANEDIYRKLLSDRLPENLVYLYENAVAQMIASSGRKLYYHTWSKPASTHYYEIDFIILKKGKIVPIEVKSARVRPHESMDDFSKKYSKYVYRKYIISQHDIQKDRDIQLWPIYCLPALLE